From Nicotiana tabacum cultivar K326 chromosome 15, ASM71507v2, whole genome shotgun sequence, the proteins below share one genomic window:
- the LOC107807137 gene encoding senescence-specific cysteine protease SAG39-like isoform X2, whose translation MHASRASSRGLYEASMVQKHAQWMARFGRAYKDDAEKAKRLKIFKENAEYIDSVNQAGIRPYKLGINDFADLTNEEFRATHNGYRMPSHQKSSETTSFKYENVTALAASMDWRKKGAVTGVKNQGQCGCCWAFSAVAATEGINKIKNGKLISLSEQELVDCDTSWDMGCQGGLMDYAFKYIIKNHGLTTESNYPYEGIDGTCKTGKKSKHAAKITGYKDVPANSESSLQKAVAHQPVSVAIDASGPDFQFYSSGVFTGECGTELDHGVTAIGYGKTSDGTDYWLVKNSWGTSWGEKGYIRMQRNIDAEEGLCGIAMEASYPTA comes from the exons ATGCACGCTTCTCGAGCCTCATCTCGCGGCTTGTATGAAGCCTCAATGGTCCAGAAACACGCGCAGTGGATGGCTCGTTTTGGGCGTGCTTACAAAGATGACGCAGAGAAGGCAAAAAGACTCAAAATATTCAAGGAAAATGCCGAGTACATTGATTCCGTCAACCAGGCAGGGATCCGGCCTTACAAACTGGGCATTAATGATTTTGCTGATTTGACAAATGAGGAATTCCGAGCCACTCACAACGGGTATAGAATGCCTTCTCACCAGAAATCGTCTGAAACCACATCATTCAAGTACGAAAATGTGACTGCGCTAGCAGCTAGCATGGATTGGAGAAAGAAGGGTGCTGTTACTGGAGTTAAGAATCAAGGGCAATGTG GATGTTGCTGGGCATTTTCTGCTGTTGCTGCCACAGAAGGAATCAACAAGATCAAGAATGGTAAGTTGATTTCCTTATCTGAGCAAGAACTTGTGGATTGCGACACGAGTTGGGATATGGGTTGTCAAGGTGGTCTCATGGATTATGCATTCAAGTATATCATCAAGAACCATGGGCTTACTACTGAATCCAATTACCCATACGAGGGAATCGATGGCACCTGCAAAACTGGAAAGAAATCCAAGCATGCTGCTAAGATTACTGGTTACAAAGATGTCCCAGCTAATAGCGAGTCTTCTCTACAGAAAGCTGTAGCTCACCAACCTGTATCTGTCGCAATTGATGCTAGTGGACCAGATTTTCAATTCTATTCTAGCGGTGTTTTCACCGGAGAATGTGGAACTGAGTTAGATCACGGTGTTACAGCAATTGGATATGGTAAAACTAGTGATGGTACGGATTATTGGTTAGTGAAGAACTCGTGGGGAACTAGTTGGGgcgagaaaggttacattagaaTGCAAAGAAACATTGATGCTGAGGAAGGACTTTGTGGAATTGCTATGGAAGCTTCTTATCCAACTGCTTAA
- the LOC107807137 gene encoding senescence-specific cysteine protease SAG39-like isoform X1 — translation MALTFNWKLAFAALLVLGMHASRASSRGLYEASMVQKHAQWMARFGRAYKDDAEKAKRLKIFKENAEYIDSVNQAGIRPYKLGINDFADLTNEEFRATHNGYRMPSHQKSSETTSFKYENVTALAASMDWRKKGAVTGVKNQGQCGCCWAFSAVAATEGINKIKNGKLISLSEQELVDCDTSWDMGCQGGLMDYAFKYIIKNHGLTTESNYPYEGIDGTCKTGKKSKHAAKITGYKDVPANSESSLQKAVAHQPVSVAIDASGPDFQFYSSGVFTGECGTELDHGVTAIGYGKTSDGTDYWLVKNSWGTSWGEKGYIRMQRNIDAEEGLCGIAMEASYPTA, via the exons ATGGCTTTGACATTCAATTGGAAGCTTGCTTTTGCAGCTCTACTAGTATTGGGAATGCACGCTTCTCGAGCCTCATCTCGCGGCTTGTATGAAGCCTCAATGGTCCAGAAACACGCGCAGTGGATGGCTCGTTTTGGGCGTGCTTACAAAGATGACGCAGAGAAGGCAAAAAGACTCAAAATATTCAAGGAAAATGCCGAGTACATTGATTCCGTCAACCAGGCAGGGATCCGGCCTTACAAACTGGGCATTAATGATTTTGCTGATTTGACAAATGAGGAATTCCGAGCCACTCACAACGGGTATAGAATGCCTTCTCACCAGAAATCGTCTGAAACCACATCATTCAAGTACGAAAATGTGACTGCGCTAGCAGCTAGCATGGATTGGAGAAAGAAGGGTGCTGTTACTGGAGTTAAGAATCAAGGGCAATGTG GATGTTGCTGGGCATTTTCTGCTGTTGCTGCCACAGAAGGAATCAACAAGATCAAGAATGGTAAGTTGATTTCCTTATCTGAGCAAGAACTTGTGGATTGCGACACGAGTTGGGATATGGGTTGTCAAGGTGGTCTCATGGATTATGCATTCAAGTATATCATCAAGAACCATGGGCTTACTACTGAATCCAATTACCCATACGAGGGAATCGATGGCACCTGCAAAACTGGAAAGAAATCCAAGCATGCTGCTAAGATTACTGGTTACAAAGATGTCCCAGCTAATAGCGAGTCTTCTCTACAGAAAGCTGTAGCTCACCAACCTGTATCTGTCGCAATTGATGCTAGTGGACCAGATTTTCAATTCTATTCTAGCGGTGTTTTCACCGGAGAATGTGGAACTGAGTTAGATCACGGTGTTACAGCAATTGGATATGGTAAAACTAGTGATGGTACGGATTATTGGTTAGTGAAGAACTCGTGGGGAACTAGTTGGGgcgagaaaggttacattagaaTGCAAAGAAACATTGATGCTGAGGAAGGACTTTGTGGAATTGCTATGGAAGCTTCTTATCCAACTGCTTAA
- the LOC107807142 gene encoding abscisic acid receptor PYL3, translated as MEEEYIRRHHRHVIKDDQCSSSLVKRIRAPVNLVWSLVRRFDQPQRYKPFVSRCVVQGDLEIGSVREVNVRSGLPATTSKERLELLDDEEHIFGVKIVGGDHRLRNYSSIITVHPEVIDGRPGTIVIESFVVDVPDGNTKDETCFFVEALIRCNLKSLADVSERLAVQGHTEPIDRM; from the exons ATGGAGGAAGAGTATATTAGGAGACACCATAGGCATGTGATCAAGGACGATCAGTGTAGCTCTTCACTTGTTAAGCGCATCAGAGCTCCTGTTAATCTT GTATGGTCATTGGTGAGAAGGTTTGATCAACCACAAAGGTACAAACCATTCGTCAGCAGGTGCGTCGTGCAAGGGGACCTTGAAATTGGGAGTGTGAGAGAAGTAAATGTTAGATCGGGTCTTCCGGCCACCACCAGCAAGGAGAGGTTAGAGCTTCTAGATGACGAGGAGCACATCTTTGGCGTGAAGATTGTTGGTGGAGATCACAGGCTTAGG AACTACTCGTCGATTATCACTGTTCATCCTGAGGTCATTGATGGGAGACCTGGAACAATTGTAATCGAGTCATTTGTAGTAGATGTACCAGATGGGAATACTAAGGATGAAACATGCTTCTTTGTTGAGGCCCTAATCCGGTGTAACCTCAAATCACTAGCTGATGTGTCAGAGCGTTTGGCAGTGCAGGGCCATACCGAGCCTATTGATAGAATGTAG